TCAGGGCTGCTCCTGCACTTTGCAGATCCTGTTTCTTTACAGGAATGGCCCCCAGTGTCCGTATTAGCAGACTCATCCCCAAGGTTGAAAAAAGTTCTGATTTGGCCAGATATCGCAAGCGTCTTGGAAATAAAGCCCCTATTATGATTGGGTCAAGGTTGCTGCAATGGTTAGCCACTACAATTACAGGATCTTCTTTGGGCAAACTCGCGAGCCAGCGAACAGAAAGACGATTATAAAGCTTAAGAACAATAAAGCAGAATATTTTTGTCAGTGTATAAAATAAGTGCCTCATAGAACCACCTGATTGCTATTTTCCTTTACTAATCGAACAAGATAATCAACAACTTCATCCTCTGTCATAGAAGACGTATCAACAAAAATTGCATCTGAAGCCTGGCACAATGGCGCTATTTCGCGATTTGAATCAAACTGGTCACGATTCTGGATCTGTCGCAGCACCTCATCAAATGATACTTTTTCTCCCCGCTCTAACAGCTGCAAGTGCCGTCTTTTCGCACGGACGCTGTCACTGGCGGTAAGGTATATTTTAATAGTTGCGTCAGGGAAGACCACAGTACCCATATCTCTTCCATCAGCTACTAGCCCCCCTTCTTCTGCCTGCTCACGCTGAATGGAAAGCAGACAGCGCCTGACTGTCGGCAGAGCGGCATAGCTAGAAACAATACTATCAACCCTTGGAGAACGAATATGTTCAGTTACGTCTGCACCGTTAATATAAACACAGCCATCGCTCAGAGAAACTTTGATCTTAGAAAGAATTTCCGTCAGATAAGGGCTTTCTACTGGTTCGAAACCCATAGCGTTCAAATAAAAGGCCAATGCCCTGTAGATCGCGCCTGTGTCAAGATAATCCAACCCTAGAAGTTCTGCTACTTTTTTTGCAACAGAGCTTTTGCCTGCCCCCGCTGGTCCGTCAATCGCAACAACAAGATTTTTCATTATCATTGATTGCAATTCTCCCATCTCTTCAAAGAAGCATACGCTGCAGCATATGTGCGCAGACATGAAATCCTTCATGTTGGAAAGTTTTC
This region of Aminobacterium colombiense DSM 12261 genomic DNA includes:
- the cmk gene encoding (d)CMP kinase, whose protein sequence is MIMKNLVVAIDGPAGAGKSSVAKKVAELLGLDYLDTGAIYRALAFYLNAMGFEPVESPYLTEILSKIKVSLSDGCVYINGADVTEHIRSPRVDSIVSSYAALPTVRRCLLSIQREQAEEGGLVADGRDMGTVVFPDATIKIYLTASDSVRAKRRHLQLLERGEKVSFDEVLRQIQNRDQFDSNREIAPLCQASDAIFVDTSSMTEDEVVDYLVRLVKENSNQVVL